A window from Streptosporangiales bacterium encodes these proteins:
- a CDS encoding cell division protein FtsK: MLRPVPDPPPAGDGEADPAVDTDAAREEDHPTAAGPNPAAARDHTDAVRGGGPDSGEDEGDEDQPQPVDPPQERQRRDLPTRARAEEKRSPVLPPWLRDWQELRLLVGWLAGYVWHKLRYHGARIPVYLLRLAGYTPRGIARTLRAVSGWLSDAEAAPLRREAVDRNAFDEYMHLAKLRRDRLTFRSMLAAPPAIVVVVVLVTALTAGVLVTAAALVAAAVVFGLIGAPADKPVFGRAVATAKAPRLTSDLIVRALAALGIAQINAAVGPKGTGISFPAPIVRDGPGWRAEIDLPYGVTVTDIMDRRDRLASGLRRPLGCVWPAAATDEHEGRLVLWVGDTDLAKAKPAAFPLAKQGQADLFGPIPFGTDQRGRPVTLPLMFANILIGAMPRMGKTFALRVVLLACALDPTAELRLFELKGTGDLGPLEPVAHHYASGADDETLQACMASLREIHKELNTRAKTIRKLPRDVCPENKVTPDLAARRSLGLHPIVVAIDECQELFSHPDFKDEADRLATAIIKRGPAMGIMLVLATQRPDAKSLPTGVSANAGIRFCLRVMGQVENDMVLGTSMYKNGVRATTFTAKDKGIGYLVGADDDPIIARSYYIDGPAADSIAARARSLRERAGTLSGHAIGEVTTDEDAQRHSLIDDLAAVLAAGEDKVWSETLCDRLAGLRPDIYDGWAPAQLAAALKPYGITTRQVWGTDPATGAGRNRYGVHRADIVTAIRNRQGGQADD, from the coding sequence ATGCTGCGGCCCGTCCCGGACCCACCACCCGCCGGCGACGGCGAGGCGGACCCGGCCGTCGACACCGACGCGGCACGCGAGGAGGACCACCCCACCGCCGCTGGTCCCAACCCCGCCGCAGCCAGAGACCACACGGACGCGGTCCGCGGCGGCGGTCCCGACTCCGGCGAGGACGAGGGGGACGAGGACCAGCCACAGCCGGTGGACCCGCCACAGGAGCGGCAGCGCCGGGACCTGCCAACCCGCGCCCGGGCGGAGGAGAAGCGGTCCCCGGTGCTGCCGCCGTGGCTGCGCGACTGGCAGGAGCTGCGGCTCCTGGTCGGCTGGCTGGCCGGCTACGTCTGGCACAAGCTCCGCTACCACGGCGCCCGGATCCCGGTGTATCTCCTGCGGCTGGCTGGCTATACCCCGCGCGGCATCGCCCGCACCCTCCGCGCCGTCAGCGGCTGGTTGTCGGACGCGGAGGCAGCACCGCTGCGGCGCGAGGCCGTCGACCGCAACGCCTTCGATGAGTACATGCACCTGGCGAAGCTGCGCCGGGACCGGCTCACCTTCCGGAGCATGCTCGCCGCACCGCCCGCCATCGTCGTCGTGGTCGTGCTGGTCACCGCGCTTACCGCGGGTGTGCTGGTCACCGCCGCGGCGCTGGTCGCCGCGGCGGTGGTGTTCGGGTTGATCGGGGCGCCGGCGGACAAGCCCGTCTTCGGCCGCGCGGTCGCGACCGCGAAGGCACCCCGGTTGACCAGCGACCTGATCGTGCGCGCCCTGGCCGCGCTGGGGATCGCGCAGATCAACGCCGCCGTCGGCCCCAAGGGCACCGGGATCTCCTTTCCCGCACCGATCGTCCGCGACGGGCCCGGCTGGCGCGCGGAGATCGACCTGCCCTACGGGGTGACGGTCACCGACATCATGGACCGCCGGGACCGGCTCGCCTCCGGGCTGCGCCGCCCCCTCGGCTGCGTGTGGCCGGCGGCGGCGACCGATGAGCATGAGGGCCGGCTGGTGCTGTGGGTCGGCGACACCGACCTGGCCAAGGCCAAGCCCGCGGCGTTTCCGCTGGCCAAGCAGGGCCAGGCGGACCTGTTCGGCCCGATCCCGTTCGGCACCGACCAGCGCGGCCGCCCGGTGACGTTGCCGCTGATGTTCGCCAACATCCTCATCGGCGCAATGCCGCGGATGGGCAAGACGTTCGCGCTGCGGGTGGTCCTGCTGGCGTGCGCGCTGGACCCGACCGCGGAACTGCGGCTGTTCGAACTCAAGGGGACCGGCGACCTCGGACCCCTGGAGCCGGTCGCGCACCACTACGCCTCCGGCGCCGATGACGAGACGCTGCAGGCCTGCATGGCCTCCCTGCGCGAGATCCACAAGGAGCTGAACACCCGCGCGAAGACCATCCGCAAGCTCCCCCGCGACGTGTGCCCGGAGAACAAGGTCACCCCCGACCTCGCCGCGAGACGGTCCCTGGGCCTGCACCCGATCGTGGTCGCCATCGACGAGTGCCAGGAGCTGTTCTCGCACCCGGATTTCAAGGACGAGGCGGACCGGCTTGCGACCGCGATCATCAAGCGGGGACCAGCAATGGGCATCATGCTGGTCCTGGCCACCCAGCGGCCGGACGCGAAGTCGCTGCCCACCGGTGTCAGCGCGAATGCCGGGATCCGGTTCTGCCTGCGCGTGATGGGCCAGGTCGAAAACGACATGGTCCTCGGCACCAGCATGTACAAGAACGGGGTCCGCGCGACCACGTTCACCGCCAAGGACAAGGGCATCGGCTACCTCGTCGGCGCCGACGACGACCCGATCATCGCCCGGTCCTACTACATCGACGGGCCCGCCGCCGACAGCATCGCAGCCCGCGCCCGCAGCCTGCGCGAACGCGCCGGCACGCTGTCCGGCCACGCCATCGGCGAGGTCACCACCGACGAGGACGCGCAGCGGCACAGCCTGATCGACGACCTCGCCGCCGTCCTCGCCGCCGGCGAGGACAAGGTCTGGTCCGAGACCCTCTGCGACCGCCTCGCCGGCCTCCGCCCTGACATCTACGACGGGTGGGCGCCGGCGCAGCTTGCCGCCGCGCTCAAGCCCTACGGCATCACCACCCGACAGGTCTGGGGCACCGACCCCGCCACCGGTGCTGGCCGCAACCGCTACGGCGTCCACCGCGCCGACATCGTCACCGCCATCCGCAACCGGCAAGGAGGCCAAGCAGACGACTGA